One uncultured Gellertiella sp. genomic window carries:
- a CDS encoding DNA-binding protein produces MSSLENSKLDLLWGVGEIAKAIGRNERQAFHMLATGQLPARKIGGRWCIERGQLVRFFTGDAA; encoded by the coding sequence ATGAGTTCATTGGAAAATTCGAAGCTCGATCTTCTTTGGGGAGTTGGTGAAATCGCGAAGGCAATTGGCAGGAACGAGCGGCAAGCGTTTCACATGCTTGCGACCGGTCAGCTTCCGGCCCGCAAGATTGGTGGCCGCTGGTGCATCGAGCGCGGGCAGCTCGTGCGGTTTTTTACCGGCGATGCCGCATGA
- a CDS encoding Arc family DNA-binding protein, giving the protein MSDNDKYPSVLAERFQIRLPPGLRDRIKAYAERHGRSMNTEIVRILEREFPYQPPIEESASQLVAMMASMKSGVTSDANIAALMVQFENTIEGIVSGRIAGVDPRTRDAVQQAWHDFQTQQSESDIDQYRAHLDEEEELTLSRIGRSEKYPIPRGERKRLGNLTDEEFEIYAMAYEAGKKAGKQGDDTNDPIPF; this is encoded by the coding sequence ATGAGCGACAATGATAAGTACCCAAGCGTGCTGGCAGAACGGTTCCAAATTCGGCTTCCGCCTGGCCTTCGTGACCGCATCAAAGCCTATGCCGAGCGCCATGGCCGATCCATGAACACAGAAATAGTTCGCATTCTGGAACGCGAATTCCCGTATCAGCCACCCATTGAAGAGAGCGCCAGTCAGCTTGTCGCCATGATGGCGTCAATGAAATCAGGTGTTACTAGCGATGCCAACATCGCCGCTCTCATGGTGCAGTTTGAAAATACCATAGAAGGCATCGTTTCTGGCCGGATTGCAGGAGTAGACCCGAGAACGCGCGATGCAGTGCAACAGGCGTGGCACGACTTCCAGACGCAACAAAGCGAAAGCGATATAGACCAGTATCGTGCCCATCTGGACGAGGAGGAGGAATTGACCCTCAGCCGCATTGGTCGTTCCGAGAAGTACCCCATTCCGCGTGGCGAGCGGAAGCGCCTCGGGAATCTTACCGACGAGGAATTCGAAATATATGCCATGGCTTACGAAGCCGGGAAGAAAGCAGGAAAGCAGGGCGACGACACCAACGACCCCATCCCCTTCTGA